A DNA window from Lagenorhynchus albirostris chromosome 5, mLagAlb1.1, whole genome shotgun sequence contains the following coding sequences:
- the CGGBP1 gene encoding CGG triplet repeat-binding protein 1: MERFVVTAPPARNRSKTALYVTPLDRVTEFGGELHEDGGKLFCTSCNVVLNHVRKSAISDHLKSKTHTKRKAEFEEQNVRKKQRPLTASLQCNSTAQTEKVSVIQDFVKMCLEANIPLEKADHPAVRAFLSRHVKNGGSIPKSDQLRRAYLPDGYENENQLLNSQDC, encoded by the coding sequence ATGGAAAGATTTGTAGTGACAGCACCACCTGCTCGAAACCGTTCTAAGACTGCTTTGTACGTGACTCCCCTGGATCGAGTCACTGAGTTTGGAGGTGAGCTGCACGAAGATGGAGGAAAACTCTTCTGCACTTCTTGCAATGTGGTTCTGAATCACGTTCGCAAGTCTGCCATTAGTGACCACCTCAAGTCAAAGACTCATACCAAGAGGAAGGCAGAATTTGAAGAGCAGAATGTGAGAAAGAAGCAGAGGCCTCTAACTGCATCGCTTCAGTGCAACAGTACTGCGCAAACAGAGAAAGTCAGTGTTATCCAGGACTTTGTGAAAATGTGCCTGGAAGCCAACATCCCACTTGAGAAGGCTGATCACCCAGCAGTCCGTGCTTTCCTGTCTCGCCATGTGAAGAATGGAGGCTCCATACCCAAGTCAGACCAACTGAGGAGAGCATATCTGCCTGATGGATATGAGAATGAGAATCAACTCCTTAACTCACAAGATTGTTGA